Proteins co-encoded in one Grus americana isolate bGruAme1 chromosome 12, bGruAme1.mat, whole genome shotgun sequence genomic window:
- the LOC129211992 gene encoding nuclear cap-binding protein subunit 2 isoform X2: MSGLLHTTLSGLNSDSYCEISQYRDQHFRGSRQLQEKSLKISSTLYVGNLSFYTTEEQIQELFSKCGDVKRIVMGLDKIKKTPCGFCFVEYYTRADAEHAMRFINGTRLDDRIIRTDWDAGFKEGRQYGRGKTGGQVRDEYRTDYDVGRGGFGKIIQMQKANHQPAIY, from the exons ATGTCGGGGCTGCTCCACACCACGCTGAGCGGGCTCAACAGCGACTCCTACTGCGAGATTAGCCAGTACCGCGACCAGCACTTCCGG GGtagcaggcagctgcaggagaaatccctgaaAATTTCCTCTACGCTGTATGTTGGCAACCTGTCCTTCTACACTACTGAGGAGCAGATCCAGGAGCTCTTCTCCAAGTGTGGAGATGTCAAGAGGATTGTCATGGGGCTGGACAAGATCAAGAAAACCCCCTGTGGTTTCTGCTTTGTTGA ATACTACACAAGAGCAGACGCTGAACATGCAATGCGATTTATCAATGGCACACGACTAGATGACCGCATCATTCGAACTGACTGGGATGCAGGGTTTAAGGAGGGACGACAGTATGGAAGAGGAAAGACTGGAGGACAG GTGCGAGATGAGTACCGAACAGACTACGATGTGGGAAGAGGTGGCTTCGGGAAGATCATTCAAATGCAGAAGGCAAATCATCAGCCTGCGATCTATTAA
- the LOC129211992 gene encoding nuclear cap-binding protein subunit 2 isoform X1, protein MGLDKIKKTPCGFCFVEYYTRADAEHAMRFINGTRLDDRIIRTDWDAGFKEGRQYGRGKTGGQVRDEYRTDYDVGRGGFGKIIQMQKANHQPAIY, encoded by the exons ATGGGGCTGGACAAGATCAAGAAAACCCCCTGTGGTTTCTGCTTTGTTGA ATACTACACAAGAGCAGACGCTGAACATGCAATGCGATTTATCAATGGCACACGACTAGATGACCGCATCATTCGAACTGACTGGGATGCAGGGTTTAAGGAGGGACGACAGTATGGAAGAGGAAAGACTGGAGGACAG GTGCGAGATGAGTACCGAACAGACTACGATGTGGGAAGAGGTGGCTTCGGGAAGATCATTCAAATGCAGAAGGCAAATCATCAGCCTGCGATCTATTAA
- the SLC7A3 gene encoding cationic amino acid transporter 3 isoform X1, with protein MFGGRITSVGKKLIRRRVVDLSSEDTRFARCLSTLDLIALGVGSTLGAGVYVLAGEVAKEMAGPSIVLCFLVAALSSVLAGLCYAEFGARVPKTGSAYLYSYVTVGEIWAFTTGWNLILSYVIGTASVARAWSAAFDNIIGNHISTFFMNKTTVHLPGVLAERPDFFALILIGLLTALLAFGVNESVLVNKIFTAVNLMVLGFVIIAGFVKGDIKNWQLSVEDYINLSHLDPLDDVRNKAFGSGGFVPFGLEGILTGAATCFYAFVGFDCIATTGEEARNPQRSIPIGIIVSLLICFVAYFGVSAALTLMVPYFLLNKESPLPEAFKAVGWEPARYAVAVGSLCALSTSLLGSMFPMPRVIYAMAEDGLLFKFLSTINSRTKTPLSATITSGLLAAMLAFLLDLKDLVDLMSIGTLLAYSLVAVCVLILRYQSGQLNSPKAMEMLELNGNEEERVIMNPTVTAASAQQKEMLSLATLFNPPTDTPTMLSGRIVYACVSVIATLITVICVVLTLKVTALKDANVGWIVALVVLLVALLIPTIIVWMQPQSNARLNFKVPFLPLLPIFSICINILLMVQLSAATWVLFAIWMAVGFMIYFGYGIRNSVEGKNAEESCATEEKPLHHPGLDLGPGAAAV; from the exons ATGTTTGGGGGAAGAATAACCAGCGTTGGGAAGAAGCTGATCCGCCGGCGTGTGGTGGATCTGAGCTCTGAGGATACGCGTTTTGCTCGCTGCCTCTCCACACTGGACCTCATAGCCCTGGGGGTGGGCAGCACGCTGGGGGCTGGCGTGTACGtgctggctggggaggtggCCAAGGAGATGGCTGGTCCCTCCATTGTTCTCTGCTTCCTGGTGGCTGCTCTTTCATCGGTACTGGCCGGACTCTGCTATGCAGAGTTTGGGGCCCGCGTCCCCAAGACTGGCTCTGCCTACCTCTACAGCTACGTCACCGTTGGTGAGATCTGGGCTTTCACGACTGGTTGGAACCTCATACTCTCCTATGTGATAG GCACGGCCAGCGTGGCTCGAGCCTGGAGCGCAGCATTTGACAACATCATCGGCAACCACATCTCCACCTTCTTCATGAACAAGACCACAGTGCACCTACCAGGGGTGCTAGCTGAGCGCCCAGACTTCTTTGCCCTGATCCTGATTGGGCTGCTCACTG cactgctggccTTCGGCGTCAACGAATCTGTCCTCGTGAACAAAATCTTCACCGCAGTGAACCTGATGGTGCTGGGCTTCGTCATAATTGCTGGCTTCGTGAAGGGAGACATCAAGAACTGGCAGCTCTCGGTGGAGGACTACATCAACCTCTCACACCTGGACCCACTGGATGATGTCAG GAATAAAGCTTTTGGCTCTGGCGGGTTCGTCCCCTTTGGACTGGAAGGGATCCTGACCGGCGCTGCCACCTGTTTCTACGCCTTCGTGGGATTTGACTGCATTGCCACCACAG GCGAGGAAGCCAGGAACCCACAGCGTTCAATCCCCATTGGCATCATTGTGTCCCTCCTCATCTGCTTTGTGGCTTATTTTGGGGTCTCCGCAGCCCTGACCCTCATGGTGCCCTACTTCCTCCTGAACAAGGAGAGCCCCTTGCCCGAGGCTTTCAAGGCAGTAGGCTGGGAGCCCGCCCGTTACGCTGTTGCTGTTGGTTCACTCTGTGCCCTCTCCACCAG CTTGCTGGGCTCTATGTTCCCTATGCCCCGCGTGATCTATGCCATGGCAGAGGATGGGCTGCTTTTCAAGTTCCTCTCCACCATCAACAGTCGCACGAAGACCCCTCTGTCAGCCACCATCACCTCAGGGCTCCTTGCGG CGATGTTGGCCTTCCTGCTTGACCTGAAGGACCTGGTGGACCTCATGTCGATCGGCACACTGCTGGCCTATTCCCTGGTAGCAGTGTGCGTGCTTATCCTCCG GTACCAGTCCGGGCAGCTGAACTCCCCAAAGGCCATGGAAATGCTGGAGCTGAACGGGAATGAGGAGGAGAGGGTGATAATGAACCCAACTGTCACTGCTGCCAGCGCCCAGCAGAAAGAGATGCTGTCCCTGGCAACACTCTTCAACCCGCCCACAGACACCCCCACCATGCTCTCGGGGCGCATTGTCTATGCCTGTGTCTCGGTCATCG CCACACTGATCACAGTCATCTGCGTGGTCCTGACCCTCAAGGTAACTGCACTGAAGGATGCCAATGTGGGATGGATTGTGGCCCTGGTGGTGCTTCTCGTGGCTCTGCTCATTCCCACCATCATCGTTTGGATGCAGCCGCAGAGCAATGCACGGTTGAACTTCAAA GTACCTTTCCTCCCACTCCTGCCAATCTTCAGCATCTGCATTAACATCCTGCTGATGGTACAGCTGAGTGCTGCGACCTGGGTGCTGTTTGCCATCTGGATGGCTGTGG gttttatgatttattttggCTACGGGATTCGGAACAGCGTGGAAGGGAAAAACGCGGAGGAATCTTGTGCCACAGAAGAAAAGCCTCTGCACCACCCTGGACTGGACCTtggccctggggctgctgcagtcTGA
- the SLC7A3 gene encoding cationic amino acid transporter 3 isoform X4 translates to MNKTTVHLPGVLAERPDFFALILIGLLTALLAFGVNESVLVNKIFTAVNLMVLGFVIIAGFVKGDIKNWQLSVEDYINLSHLDPLDDVRNKAFGSGGFVPFGLEGILTGAATCFYAFVGFDCIATTGEEARNPQRSIPIGIIVSLLICFVAYFGVSAALTLMVPYFLLNKESPLPEAFKAVGWEPARYAVAVGSLCALSTSLLGSMFPMPRVIYAMAEDGLLFKFLSTINSRTKTPLSATITSGLLAAMLAFLLDLKDLVDLMSIGTLLAYSLVAVCVLILRYQSGQLNSPKAMEMLELNGNEEERVIMNPTVTAASAQQKEMLSLATLFNPPTDTPTMLSGRIVYACVSVIATLITVICVVLTLKVTALKDANVGWIVALVVLLVALLIPTIIVWMQPQSNARLNFKVPFLPLLPIFSICINILLMVQLSAATWVLFAIWMAVGFMIYFGYGIRNSVEGKNAEESCATEEKPLHHPGLDLGPGAAAV, encoded by the exons ATGAACAAGACCACAGTGCACCTACCAGGGGTGCTAGCTGAGCGCCCAGACTTCTTTGCCCTGATCCTGATTGGGCTGCTCACTG cactgctggccTTCGGCGTCAACGAATCTGTCCTCGTGAACAAAATCTTCACCGCAGTGAACCTGATGGTGCTGGGCTTCGTCATAATTGCTGGCTTCGTGAAGGGAGACATCAAGAACTGGCAGCTCTCGGTGGAGGACTACATCAACCTCTCACACCTGGACCCACTGGATGATGTCAG GAATAAAGCTTTTGGCTCTGGCGGGTTCGTCCCCTTTGGACTGGAAGGGATCCTGACCGGCGCTGCCACCTGTTTCTACGCCTTCGTGGGATTTGACTGCATTGCCACCACAG GCGAGGAAGCCAGGAACCCACAGCGTTCAATCCCCATTGGCATCATTGTGTCCCTCCTCATCTGCTTTGTGGCTTATTTTGGGGTCTCCGCAGCCCTGACCCTCATGGTGCCCTACTTCCTCCTGAACAAGGAGAGCCCCTTGCCCGAGGCTTTCAAGGCAGTAGGCTGGGAGCCCGCCCGTTACGCTGTTGCTGTTGGTTCACTCTGTGCCCTCTCCACCAG CTTGCTGGGCTCTATGTTCCCTATGCCCCGCGTGATCTATGCCATGGCAGAGGATGGGCTGCTTTTCAAGTTCCTCTCCACCATCAACAGTCGCACGAAGACCCCTCTGTCAGCCACCATCACCTCAGGGCTCCTTGCGG CGATGTTGGCCTTCCTGCTTGACCTGAAGGACCTGGTGGACCTCATGTCGATCGGCACACTGCTGGCCTATTCCCTGGTAGCAGTGTGCGTGCTTATCCTCCG GTACCAGTCCGGGCAGCTGAACTCCCCAAAGGCCATGGAAATGCTGGAGCTGAACGGGAATGAGGAGGAGAGGGTGATAATGAACCCAACTGTCACTGCTGCCAGCGCCCAGCAGAAAGAGATGCTGTCCCTGGCAACACTCTTCAACCCGCCCACAGACACCCCCACCATGCTCTCGGGGCGCATTGTCTATGCCTGTGTCTCGGTCATCG CCACACTGATCACAGTCATCTGCGTGGTCCTGACCCTCAAGGTAACTGCACTGAAGGATGCCAATGTGGGATGGATTGTGGCCCTGGTGGTGCTTCTCGTGGCTCTGCTCATTCCCACCATCATCGTTTGGATGCAGCCGCAGAGCAATGCACGGTTGAACTTCAAA GTACCTTTCCTCCCACTCCTGCCAATCTTCAGCATCTGCATTAACATCCTGCTGATGGTACAGCTGAGTGCTGCGACCTGGGTGCTGTTTGCCATCTGGATGGCTGTGG gttttatgatttattttggCTACGGGATTCGGAACAGCGTGGAAGGGAAAAACGCGGAGGAATCTTGTGCCACAGAAGAAAAGCCTCTGCACCACCCTGGACTGGACCTtggccctggggctgctgcagtcTGA